In Mustela lutreola isolate mMusLut2 chromosome 4, mMusLut2.pri, whole genome shotgun sequence, the genomic stretch CAAAGGGGACTTTCCCAGTTGTGAAAGAATGCAACAGTGAGTAGAACTTTTTAAGGGAAGATATTACATAAAAACCacaatttttcaataaaataaaaatctagaccTCCAATATTCACACTGAAAGGAGTGTTCCTCGTTGAGAAGGACCAATGACTAATGAAAGCTTCCCTTGTGTCTCACTTTCCCTTGATGTTTCTTGTGACTCCTGCTGTCATGCACATATTGGCTTTAGACAAACACTAGATAAAGTGTCAGCTCCCTTGAACAAAACCTCTTCCTCCAATGTTCTTGGCACAGATGAGTAGGCTAAGCTagagatttaaaagaagaaaatgacagacATGACAAGCAATGAACTTACCTGGTAAATAAAGGCAAAATTTGGGTCATGACAAGATTAGTTTTTTTCTACAGCTTGCTGATCCTATCCCCTCAAGAAACCCAGGGGGAAAATAAtcttgcctcagtttctcacttATGGCTTCCTGCCTGTCTCCAATGACCTCATAGATTTTCCATCCTCTTTACATTCAAGATATGGACAGCTCCTGTTTTCTCTTGAGTTGTCCTTTAGGATCCTTCTTTGGCATTCATGTCTCCAGCTGGAGCACATGCCTGTCTGCCACAGAACCAGAAATTTGGATCTGAAATCAGAAGAAGCTGAACAAATACAGGGTCGTGGTTCCAAGGGGATGGAGTTATGGTTTTATGGACTTGAGAGTACATAAGTTACATGACATGAGTGAATGGCTCTAAGATTCATGGGTACAGCAAGAAATGACCTTACCTTTCAGGTGAAATATTAATAATGTCTTACCACGTTATCCACATTTCATGTtagataaattatattaatatgatTGAGGAATATTCACATTTATAGTTGATGCACATTATCATAACCCTTGATAAATGGTTTTCACCTGCTGTACTACCATCCTTTTTGTTGATAGATAGCACTAGGCTAGTATTATCACTACTCACTCTGTTGTGTCTTGGAAACAACATTCTTTCTAGCAATTTGTTTTATCTTAGAAGACCTAGAACCTTCttaataagtttaaaattttcttctcaaAGATCAATGTAAAAGTATTGATATAATTAGAAGATAGAAAAGACAGAGAAGTCCAAATCTCaaaagatattttagatattaggGAGTGAAGTGCACATCTAGACAGCATTCGTACACTTCAAGGACTTATGTATGAGTAAGGCTGAATATCACCTCTTTCCTTGGCTGATGGACAATGAGGGACAGAGTGAGGGATGGTAGAACCTCCCACAATGGGAACTATAGCTTTTCTTTCCTGAGCAATGATCTTGGAGAGCCCAAGGGATATCTTCCAGTCCTCCATCAAGATGTTGTGAAATGACATTGGAGGACCCCCGTCTTAGTGAGGAAGGGAGGGCGAATATCCTGATTGATTAGTAACAAGGAACAGTCATGAGTCCTGATTCCTTGAGGTTAGCGAAACACTTGAGGCAAATTTGACAAGATTTTAGAATTTTCTGTGAAGCTCCAGCCCAATTCTAGTCTCTCTGGCAATTTTCAGCAGCATAGTACATTTTGGCTTTTGGGGTAGGGCTTGCAATATATTATGTGGCTAAGGGAGTAGAGCCTCTGGGGGTTAATGAAGAGAAAACTTTGAAATCAAAAGTCCCTAGCTGATGTGAAGGAAAGTTTAAAGATGGAACCTAGTTCTTAAGGATTTCTAGTTAAATGAAGGCTATGTCCTTATAACTAGTTAATATAGACAATGTTGaactattaaaatattgaaatcaaTCTGTTTAGATCTAGAGTTTGGCTTTTTATAATACATTTCCTGGGAAATACATTCCTAGTAAAAGACCCttatattcagtaaatatttttactggcataaagaataataaaaaaaaacacttttgtaTAATTTTACTAGGCATCCACATTTCAAGCAATTTCTGAATTGGTTTCCTCTACTCTGAGTAACTCACAACCTGTGATTTATGGTTTTGGAATAATTGAATTTCTTGGCTGTCACATACTTTGAGTAAGAAGTATTACATATGTTTCCAGGAAAATGATTTAAGGAAGACAAGAGTGAAGTGATGCCAAGTTCTGAAACTTTATTTGGAAACCGTGTTCTAACCAAATGGTACTTAAGATGCTCTATCTAAATTTCTGAAACATGTTTgctaaataatctttgaaaatgcAGCCTTGGACATACGGTTTCTAAACATGCCACTTTTGAGCTTAAGTCAGTGAAAAGAGTAGAGGACCACAGATTGTTGTTCTCACCTTCCCAAGCATAAGAAATGCAGAATTTTTCATTGATGCATGGTAATAGGCTGAGtaaatttcttcaaaaatagAAGTTACACAACATCTCATTTTACCTGTCAAACAcaaaatatttagttatttatagGAATATTTCTattaccagaattttttttttttaaacatgaaaactcAAGCAACTTTTAGACTTTATTATGGATTTGGCCTACACTGTATTTTTCCTTGTTCTTGGTCTATGGACTTAACTGGTCCATCAACTTCAAATTTCATGGAGAgtttaccagttttttttttacattttattttaatgataaggACTGTGGTTTTGACTAGCATTGACTGATAAGACTTTCTGAGGTGATGTTTACCCTGTGTGGTTATCAAGTACCCGGAATGTGGCTAGCTCTATTCAGCAGAGAAACTGaatacttaattttgttttgattaatttatatatacatttaatcaCACATGGTTAGGTTAGTGGCTACACTATCAAAGAATATAGGTAGACCTTAGAAAAGTGAGTTTATGACCCTGAGCAATTCACGTCTACATTTCTACGTAGCATTAACATCGCTGCTTTGGATTGTGTTCTAGGGTTTTTCTCAGTGGCTCTCAATTAGCAGGCAATACTTACCTGCCAAAGAGAGAAGTGAAAATTTGTTAggacatttttgtttgtcctggggtATCCTTCTGACATTTACTAGATGGGGGACCAGAGATGCTTAATGGCTTAAAATGTAAAAGGCAGTTTACACAATTACTGTCCACTCCAAAAGCCAGTAGCAACAATTCAACAAGCACCAGGTCAGCAGAGTTCTCTGAATATTATGATTTCATCTGTGAGATCCCCTGCAATTTCAGTCCTATCTATAGCTAAGTCTGTCTCCTACAATGAGTATCTTATCAATGCCTGCCTCCAGGGGACCTCACTTTCTTATGGTCATTTGTTCTGCATCTTCAACCACTCCTCCTCTACATTTCCCATCTCAGAAAATACCCTCTCTGAATTCCATATCGACTAGCTGGGACTCTCTCTCTTCATTCACAGCACCCTGTCCTCTGCCAATCTAGGGGACAATCCTGTCCCCCAGAACCTAGTGGGGGaaactattttttctattatgatGAAAAGAAAGTTCACACCATATGCAGTTTCAAAGCACACCATTTTATTACATAGACACATCAATAGAGTCATCATACCATGTTCCACTTCTAAACAActgtagatgtgtgtgtgtgtttaaacaaACACACGTTTAAGTTTCCAAGCAGAATCCACTTTTATCCTTTTATGCTTACAATAACTTCACCTTTTTGTAGCTAGTTTCTACAGCACACCACCACACTAGTGTCacatattttgtttcttcatttactttCCCCCAAGGGTAGGCTCACACTAAAACTATAATGTAGTCACTTAAAGTATTCTAGTTCATAGATCAATTTATTGTAAAAGTTGAATTTTCAAGTACTTGAACAATGTCTTCCTAACGTCCCCTAATCACTCTACATCCCAAATAAATCCCTCTAAATAACCGAGCCCTGAAAATATTGGGTTAAAAGAACTACATTTAAAGACGTATCTATGTCTGGTTATATACATGGTAGCCTATTTGGGTAACTGTCATGATTGCATCTCTTCTTAAGTCTATATTGAAGCAGTGATATGCCTACTTTGTCCTTTAATGGGTGatttcataaattatttcaaaggGCATTAAAACATCTTACTGATGTACTAGAACTCTGTATTATACAAATATGTCTACAAAGAAATGCCACCTAGAGTCAGTGGTTATTCCTTCAGTCAGTACAAAACTACATCCTTGAGTAAATTCAGTAGAgccacatatatataaaatatctgcaTCTATAGTTTAGATTTTCAGTGATAAATCTTATGCCTGTTGATGGCATCAAAAGAACAGTGATAATGTTAATTCACTATTTGAGGTTGCATTTATGGGCAACTTCTGTAATTTACTGGATATTGAAGTTATTCATATGAGTTAGGAGCCTTCAAGCACTACAGCAAACAACCATAGCCCAGCTATTTCATGTGACTATCTacagtcagaattttttttatgagTCAACTTAAATAGGGTAGGTGATGATCACAATACTCTAAAACTAGAAGACCTTCAGATTTCCATTAACTGGAGTTATTATTTTGTTATCATAATTAAAATCCGTATTTTGTTTCTAAATGATAACATGTTCTCATCCTGAGTGTTAAAGGTTGAATTTACCTGTGGTTCAATAAGTAACTCATACAAATGACCTGAAAATTGATTAGCTTTGGGGAAAAATGAAAGTATCCAATACAATGAAaaccacatattttaaaatattagatttcTTTATCTGTTATCAGAGGTTGTGttctcataaatattttcaaagactgTGCTATTTTGTTGCCTATTCATATTGTCACAGGTGGCTATTTTAACATTTCCCTGTGGAAAAGAAGGACTGAATCTAACTACATAAATGTAAGCCTatctttctatttccttctacAAAGAACTCTTTCAGGTTCTTTGGATATacatattcttaaaaatgttctgtttatattattttcataaattataaaatttttaaaagatctaaattAAATTCTAGCAAAGCAAATTTTAACTTTACCTTTTGGGCATACATCATCTGtccttttatataatttaattggGCTGCAAAGTGTTTGAAATATAAGTATCATGAAAATCACATGTCATTGTATCTACATTAATAAATGTGGAAGTATATGATTTAAAGTTGTTATGTTTATAAATCAGTATTAATCATCGTTATTACAGAAATGCCATTAATAGTAAAATAGCCAGATAAGTAATCTATCTTTATACTACACTATTCAGATCACTCAACTCCATAAATATCAGTCACAATGATATTTACACACAGCagacataataaaaagaataaaaatgaacaaacttaGTAGAAATCAAACGTGATTTTTGTGGGCATAGAAAAGCCTTGAAAAATTGCTTTCCCATCTCTTTGGGAATAGAATCCTGATAATACCCCAACAGCATTACAATTTCTTTTTGATTATCTATTTACATTCATGTATGCTATAAATATATgctgtatatattttctatatttacagtatatatacacacacatacacacatgtgttaTTTTATTCTTAGGCTCATTCATGAACATGCAGATCAATCTGCACAGTATaatcaaaacatatttattttccttaaatgatATTCATTTATAACTTTTCACccttgtgcaaaaatgcaaaaatatcatACAGATTAGTatggtctctctctaaaaaaattttcttctttatgctttagggttttttgtcatttataaataaattatgaaatatagtTCATTCAcaaattggaaataattttaatgtttttacaaCAAGGCATTACTGAGGTTTTGAATTGTGGTATTCTTGAAGCCACTGTCTTTcaaaacaaagacataaataaCTTATTGTTATTTCTTGATATTTGTACTTtgattatttatatgaaatatgtcATTACAAATTTAATACTCATGCTAGTCAAATAGTGTTTTTGTAGaatatgaatttttctttctgtttattccttttttttttttcctgaaaagtcTTTAGAACAATCTGGAATGTCTGTTCAAATTACTGCACCAGAACATTTCTGGAAGATTctcacccaaaaagaaaaaaaaaaaaaaagaaaaaaaaaagctgaagaagTAAGTGAGGCAAACTGAGGGAGAATGATTATACTGGGTGCCCATGAGGGAAAACAGCAAATACAGGAACTGCTTTAATTTTATCCCCTACTCCTTTGGTATCTCCTTTCCTCATGAAAATCCTAAAAAATGTTCAGTTCTTTAAAACATTGATTATACTCTTCCGTTAAATATCAGTTGTGGTCCTCCATTGCTCATGTTGTCTGTCATTTCCTGTTAGGAAAATAAGATGAATTAGTTAAAATTTAGTTTCAGAGTAAGATATTGATTTGGCTAATGGGTTTGCAAAACAGAAATTTCAAGCCACTGAAAAACTTCCCGAGTTTTGGGGAAGGGCAAGGATTGATACTGTTGTTGCATTTGAGAAAACGAAATTTCATGGCATCTTGGAGCACATGAAAATGCTGAAATGATAGTCTGTTAGACCAAAGTCTTCAATGCACAAAAACACTTCAGTCTGTCCCCAGTGCCCTgagtctctccttttctttctcaacttTATTTTGGAAAGACCTCACCTAGAAAGAAGATGGTTAAATGCCTACACTTACCCCTTGCATTGGCTTCTCTGCTGAGCGTGTCAGCAAAGTGCCCACATAGCGTAGGGGTTACCTCATTCTATAGAAAAATGTGTGGCCTTTTTGCAAAGAACTGAAATAGGTCCACAGGGGGATTATTGCTTATATGCAGCAGTGGATCACAGTGGGGAAGATTGGCTTTCATGACACTATCATtcatacagttaaaaaaaaaaaaataaagaaagcccAACCAAACAAATAGTAAAACTTCTTAATATGTTTCTTAAGAGATCAATTACGAGGACGCTAATAAGGAAAACTACATGGAAGGCAAATGAAAACTTAGAAAGGATGAACTAACGTTAAGTTCCATTTGCAATTtgagaaaatgttaatttaaaaaaaatttagatgttTTGAACTCATACTTATCATTGAACATTAAACTCCTCCCTAAATATGAGAAGGTAATGAGATGCGAAGCCCATTCACATGTATAATGGTTAGTGTGCCATATTATAAGGAATATTTAagcaaaaataatctaaaaatctTTCCACATGTGAACAAGCCTATTTGCAAAAGTGTAGTAAGGAAAATTCAAATCCAAATTCTTGTTCATTTACCTTAAGCCTATCCGTTTATATTTGATTGACATTTGGGGGAGAATTAGAAATGTGTACTTTTGTAAACTTTAGAAATTCTTcccaatatttatttgaaaaatgaaaaggtatCCAGGCCCTATTTTGACTCTCTTCTCTTAGAAAATTCAATATAGGAGATGAAATAGAATAAAGATACTTGCTTCTTGCTTTGGCTGGTTTGGAAAGTCGCTCAGGGAGAGGATCTGTGAGGGACGGGAAGGTAGGAATCGGCCTGGCTTTTGAACTTTGCTTTTGAAAACTTTGTTGTTTTGAAAGATGTGGTAGAACTTCTTCCAAGAAAATTGGGAGAAAGGAGACAAGAGGCACTGGGGATGTGTCCTACTATCACATCAAGCTCTGTTTCTCCAGGCAAAGTGCCTGGCCTCTTCCAGGTTCGAAGGAGTAATCTCGTACCTGGCTGGCTATACACTATATCTCCCTGGTAAAGTGCcaagaaaatactagaaaaaagcCAAGAAACTCAAACTCTTTTAGGATGAAGACTCTGACAGAAAGTGAAGAAGGTTCTTTGGCGCCAGCAGCCTATTTCTGTGGCCTGGTGATGGTTCAGTGACTGGCTCACTGGGCGTGCAGATGGTAAAAGCAGGCGTGGAAACACAGTGGGGTTGTTGGGCTGAGATTAAGTTCATCAGCAGGAAACCTGATTTGAGGCTTCATTCAAAAACTCACTGTGGGTGGCAAGTTAAATAGAAGCGATTCTTCAAAAATGATCTTTAACAAAATTTACTCATACGGCTTTTTCTATTCCGCATACGagtacaaaaataatttcataatgaactgataaaagtaaaattcttaGGTGCTTCTTCTCTCTAAATGAATTTGCATTCAGAACAGTAGCTTAGAAACCATAAAAACTAATCTAATGTAGAATATTTAATTgcagcattaagaaaaaaaatccagttttcaAAAAGCTTAAAATGAAAAGCGTTTTCCTAACTAAATTCATATTAATGTGGACACTGTAATATCAAGGGTAGGAGAAAAGAGCAAAAAGTAGGCATGTCCAATTTGGTAAGAAGAATATGTTCTAAATTTGGGCAGGACCAAATGTGACTATTTGCAAGTGGATATACTCTCTACCATTGGGCCATAGTATCAATGAGACTTTCTGGATTTCCACTTATATCACTTAACCAAAGCGAGAATGACAACTATTTCTTTTTAGCAACCGAAAGTATAGGatataaatgtgaaatatatcACAACAGATAATTTTGTCAAAAGACAGGTCTCGCACAGCATTTTTACTGTATTAGCGTCAAACTTATGTCATTTGCTcatgccactttggcatgaagGAGATACTGTTTGTCGTTATCAGATACACCtattattaaaaacagaactcgGGTCTGTGAATGATAGTATTGAGTCAGAATCATGATGTAGCAGAAAATAAAGGAGTCATGAATCATCCAAACAGGAGTGTGTTTGGATGCTTATAGGAGgctgaatattttaaatactcaACCAACTTTCAAGCTGCAAGACTCTGCCATGTAGGTTTCTGTTGGGTTCTCAAAGTAGTTCTGACAGTGATACTTTGAGGAGCAACAAACATCACAGCATCAGTCCAGACTGATCTGCTGACATCATGGCTTCCTAGAAAGAGGCATCGCTTCCTGCGGTGACATTACAACATGGTAACTCCCTAGAAATCAGCGTACCTTGTAGGTAACTCTGGTGTCGGGGGCACCACCGGGCAGCTGGGCAAGTCGGTTATTTCAATAGCCCTCAAtctctaatataaatataacaatcatataataaatattgtacaaacatacacacacacaaaaactaaatCACAGTAGTATAAAAATAGAGCACAAATGAGCTACTATCCAAATACTTAACGGTAATCTATTTTTAACAACCCATTTCTTTAAATTATCAGTCCTGCTAATTATAccatagtttttttaaagaacatgtgTACATCAGTTCCAAATCGCTTTTTTCATGGAGCAATTTAAGAATATCTACTCTCTTTATTTGAATGTGTTGATTGCATACAAAATAGAAACACTTAAAACTatggaatacatatttttttcttcagaatcaCATTACGAAGGAATATGAGGTAGTAACTCTTGCTTACTCTGTCTTCTATTCTGTGGTTTTATTTCCATGATATCAAGTGAAATATTATCTTAGCCAGTTTAGTTTACAGATGTTTTAGCTTTTCCTTCATAGATCCAATAACAGGAACTGAATTAAGAAATACGTGCAAAATGCAACAGAAACACAGCTCACTATATCATCTGTCCTTTAAGCAATAAATGTTATTACTTCCTGTTTGAATGAGTTTTATGAAACAATTAGGcaagaatattatttaaaatataggcAAAGCTACCCAAATATGCATGAAGTTTAGATGAGAATTTAATGTTGCCTTATGTGGACTGTACTATCTGCACTGGCAGGCAAGGCTTTTTGTTGCCTTATTAAAAGGTCCTTTTATGCTTCAAAATCTAATTTACATAATCAGATGCATCTACTTACAAGCACAAGAGGTGAGCTAGAAGGGGGAATTCATCAGATTTCTAAAACTGGCATTGTTGAGAGGGTATTTAGTTTTATGTGTTTTTCCTCAGTATAATACACAAAAATCCATATTTATAAGCCATTCACTATTTTATGAAATGCTATTTTAGGAACTGTGTTTTGGTATAGCTAGAGAGCTATGAAACTGTTGAAAATAGGTGTGCCCAAaatagcagagaaaaaaaataatacaaaatttctATTCTTAGCCCAATAGGGCCAAAGTTGTAGAAAATCCAATTTCTCAAATTCTCGTCTAAAGCTGCCAGTTGACTGACCAAGATTTGACTGCAGTCTCCGTCACATGCTAGCGGTGAGCAGAAGAGGCACAAAACTTACTTTCTCAGCCATTTCATGAGAGTGGTGCAGCGAGTGCTCCCTCTCCGAGAACATCCTCCTCTGTTCGTAACTGGCTAGTCGACAAGTTAGCCAGGAAGAGAGGGTGCAGCCGCCGATCCCGATGCACGCAAGGGACATGGAGGCAAGATGTAGAGGATAGAGGGACGAGGTCTTCTTTGTCACTGCCCGAAGGAACTGAACATTCAGGATGCCCCCAATGAGTCCACAgatgcagcaggcagagaaaaggatcatctgggaagaaaaaagaaagggagtgtCAAAGTTGAGGGAGCCAGGCAGACCCGGAACACAGTGCCTTGTCCTGCTGCACCTCAAGGATGTCTGAGCTACAGTCAAGGGACGGGGCTTTGGTGCTTCTCGGAGGGCAGGCGCTCTCCCTTCACCACGTTTCAGTGCAAGCGGACTCAGTGGGGAGAGCACAGACCGCAGTGTTTCAGGACAGCTGACTGTATAAAGGCTAAGGATACATCTTTTGAAAACCCTGAAGTAAGCAAAATTTGTCTTCAAGGTAGATTCAGACTTAAATCATATTTAGTTACTATGTGCTTCCTATGCGAGGAACCTGAACAGATACTATCTCACCCAGCAAACCTCTGAGAGAAATTGTAATAGACATTTTGGAATATGAATGGTGAGCAGGTAACACTCAAGTTTAGGGACGGAATCCAGATTTTCTGACTCTAAACCTAGTTTCACTATGTTAATCCccctaaaatatagaaatatcttCTCATTGAACAGTCAGGAGTCCCACCAAACTTCAGATCTTGATACTTCTCTAGCAGTGTGGgtgtggggagtttgcttccttctctttttcattcCTGGGAGTTTTAttgtgtgtctgtctccccaaATGATAGTTTAGGGACTCCCTGTAAACTGGCCCTtaatattacaattttttttttgttactctGTGCAGTGAAGAATACACAATAGACATTCCAAAAATACTGTCTGGTTGTTTTGGGGGAAACACAGGATGGGGCTTTGCTTTTGATCCTATTACTGGTTTGATCTGGATCTCTGTTAGGAGACGTTGGGGGTTTGATTCGACCTAAATATCATAAATTTAACTGAATATTCCAAAagctttaatgattttattttatattagcaTTTAGTTCAAATTCCCCCATCGGCTCTCCTTACACTTTATGGTGTGATGCTAATTTAATTATccacatttatttccatttttctccagAACATGGTCTTCACTCCAGTCCTCTGCCTTGCCAATCCTACAGCCTGTTCATTCCCATCTCAATGACATTTTCCATTTCCTGGAAGTGATGTCGCTTCTTTCTTGGACTCCTAGATGGAAGACCCAAAGGCAGTCCTAACTTCTTCAGAAAGCCTTCCTGGATTTGCTGCTCTCCTCCTTTGGCAAAATTCCATTGGGCAAACAGGTATGTAACATaatataacatttaattttaCAGTATCAGGAATTATTTGCTGTTGATGTGAGCTgagtttaaaatgcatttattgagcactagcATCTTTTAGGCCCTGAGTGAGGCAGCTGCtggcattattaaaaaaagaataactcaTAGTTATTGCCCTTGAGTATTCTGGGGTCTTATGTGAGAGAGATCCAACATTTCAACCTGGCATGGCAAATATTAAGAAAGATGGATGAATTGGTTGCCCTTGgaatgaggaggaagagaacGTAGCCCAACCACGAGCTTCAGACAAAGCTTCCCTGATAACATGTGATCTAAACTAAGGGCATACAGTTCCCAGAAAAGGATAAGACCCCAGATATCTGAAATAGCTTAGTGAAATAGCATGATGGGCAGAAAGAATTATAAGCACTTTGCAACTTGTAACTCTAACTTAATTCAGCATCCTTATTGTGTCTGTTTCGCAGTATCTATCTCCAAGACTGCAAATCAATGATGGATGAGTATATTTTTACGGTGGATTAAATATAATATTGAGTATCAATGACCAAATAATTGAATCATCCCAAGTGGGAACCTATTGCTCCCAGTTTCATATAGAATCAATATACTAGCTTTAAAGTATATTCAGACAGTATGCAGTTTCTTAGGAAATACTTTGGTGTTGGCTCATTCTCAGAAAATACAGGAAGATGTTACACTCTAGCCttcaaataatgaatactgttaattAAGAAAGTAAATGACAAATTACTTgactattataagaaaatatgtaaTCTCTTCTGCTATTAGTCTCATTCAGTCTTGAAAGTCATG encodes the following:
- the TMEM196 gene encoding transmembrane protein 196 isoform X1; translation: MCTSGQIIGSLLVLSVLEIGLGVSSVAVGAVSFSLALREHKPQLGDSSPVWSGVCFLLCGICGILCAKKKSGLVMILFSACCICGLIGGILNVQFLRAVTKKTSSLYPLHLASMSLACIGIGGCTLSSWLTCRLASYEQRRMFSEREHSLHHSHEMAEKRLRAIEITDLPSCPVVPPTPELPTRK
- the TMEM196 gene encoding transmembrane protein 196 isoform X3 translates to MCTSGQIIGSLLVLSVLEIGLGVSSVAVGAVSFSLALREHKPQLGDSSPVWSGVCFLLCGICGILCAKKKSGLVMILFSACCICGLIGGILNVQFLRAVTKKTSSLYPLHLASMSLACIGIGGCTLSSWLTCRLASYEQRRMFSEREHSLHHSHEMAEKEMTDNMSNGGPQLIFNGRV
- the TMEM196 gene encoding transmembrane protein 196 isoform X2, which produces MCTSGQIIGSLLVLSVLEIGLGVSSVAVGAVSFSLALREHKPQLGDSSPFLLCGICGILCAKKKSGLVMILFSACCICGLIGGILNVQFLRAVTKKTSSLYPLHLASMSLACIGIGGCTLSSWLTCRLASYEQRRMFSEREHSLHHSHEMAEKRLRAIEITDLPSCPVVPPTPELPTRK
- the TMEM196 gene encoding transmembrane protein 196 isoform X4, encoding MCTSGQIIGSLLVLSVLEIGLGVSSVAVGAVSFSLALREHKPQLGDSSPFLLCGICGILCAKKKSGLVMILFSACCICGLIGGILNVQFLRAVTKKTSSLYPLHLASMSLACIGIGGCTLSSWLTCRLASYEQRRMFSEREHSLHHSHEMAEKEMTDNMSNGGPQLIFNGRV